Proteins found in one Candidatus Tisiphia endosymbiont of Beris chalybata genomic segment:
- a CDS encoding IS5 family transposase, with protein sequence MKYYINERVWEVIITFLKQTKGIHSHDEASLRKFIEAIWFVTRSGCQWRLLPEYYGYWYSIYRRFKRWVEQGIWEALMDYVTRDADMESTIIDATIVRAHACSSGYHKGNQEQAALGRSKGGFSTKIHTKVDALGNPLKFILTAGQRNDITQAENLTKDIHDITLIADKGYDSSAFVKSLENKGCKVVIPPKCNRKVQREYDKHIYKERHLIECFFSKIKHFRRIFSRFDKIPDTFLAFLNFAGTLIWLR encoded by the coding sequence ATGAAGTATTACATAAATGAACGAGTATGGGAAGTAATTATAACATTTTTAAAACAAACTAAAGGAATACATAGCCATGATGAAGCTAGCTTAAGGAAATTTATTGAGGCGATATGGTTTGTAACCAGGAGCGGATGTCAATGGCGCCTTTTACCTGAATATTATGGATATTGGTACAGTATTTATCGTAGATTTAAGAGATGGGTAGAACAGGGTATATGGGAAGCATTAATGGATTATGTAACAAGGGATGCAGATATGGAATCAACTATAATCGATGCGACTATTGTCAGAGCACATGCTTGTTCATCTGGGTATCACAAAGGCAATCAAGAGCAAGCAGCCTTAGGTAGAAGTAAAGGTGGTTTTAGTACTAAAATTCATACTAAAGTTGATGCGCTTGGTAATCCTTTGAAGTTTATTCTGACTGCTGGGCAGAGGAACGATATTACTCAAGCTGAAAATCTTACCAAAGATATCCACGATATTACCTTGATAGCAGATAAGGGGTATGATAGTAGTGCCTTTGTAAAAAGCTTAGAGAATAAGGGTTGTAAGGTTGTTATTCCGCCGAAATGTAACCGTAAAGTACAACGTGAATACGATAAACATATTTATAAAGAACGACATTTAATAGAATGTTTTTTCAGTAAAATTAAACATTTTAGACGCATATTCTCTAGGTTTGATAAAATTCCCGACACCTTCTTAGCTTTCCTAAATTTTGCAGGAACTTTAATTTGGTTACGTTAA
- the yaaA gene encoding peroxide stress protein YaaA, whose protein sequence is MISIISPAKSQDFLLPIIDIPPTQPYFIDETRHLVQICQKLSQNQIKQLMHVSDKIAELTYNRFQDFDNQISKQAIFAYNGDVYISIAKQDFSQEQINFLQNHLLIISGLYGVLRPLDLIKDYRLEMSVTLPNAGKLSNFWQDYITNHINQMLATHSYKYLINLASNEYASTVNQHNLHYPIINIHFKEARNNILQVIGINAKKARGSMINYIATNLIDNPEKLKDFTELNYKYNASKSSNKDWVFIRLPA, encoded by the coding sequence ATGATCAGCATTATTTCTCCGGCCAAATCGCAGGATTTTCTTCTGCCAATAATTGATATACCACCAACACAACCATATTTTATCGATGAAACGCGTCATTTAGTACAAATATGTCAAAAACTATCACAAAACCAAATTAAACAATTAATGCATGTTAGTGATAAAATTGCTGAATTGACCTATAATAGATTCCAAGATTTTGATAATCAGATATCTAAGCAAGCGATATTTGCTTATAACGGGGACGTTTATATTAGTATTGCAAAACAAGATTTTTCTCAAGAGCAAATTAATTTTTTGCAAAATCATTTACTTATTATATCAGGATTATATGGAGTGCTTAGGCCACTTGATTTAATTAAGGACTATAGACTCGAAATGTCAGTCACCCTACCAAATGCAGGCAAACTATCCAATTTTTGGCAAGACTATATAACTAATCATATAAATCAAATGCTAGCAACTCATTCATATAAATACCTAATCAATTTAGCATCAAATGAATACGCTAGTACAGTAAATCAACATAATTTGCATTACCCAATTATTAATATTCATTTTAAAGAAGCTAGAAATAATATCTTACAGGTGATAGGAATAAATGCTAAAAAAGCTAGGGGTAGTATGATAAACTACATTGCAACAAATCTTATAGATAATCCAGAAAAACTGAAAGATTTTACGGAATTAAATTATAAATATAATGCAAGTAAATCTTCAAATAAAGATTGGGTATTTATTAGACTTCCTGCATAA
- a CDS encoding cytochrome ubiquinol oxidase subunit I: MEFDPNLLSRIQFAFTISFHIIFPSFTIGLASWLAVIEGLWLKTNNNIYQEIYKFWVKIFAVTFGMGVVSGVVMSYQFGTNWSGFSDKVGNVLGPLLGFEVLTAFFLESSFLGIMLFGWNKVSKKMHFAATLIVAIGTIISAFWIISANSWMHTPRGYSIGVNNIIYPLNWLEIIFNPSFPYRFCHMIIASYLTTAFTVGGVAAWYLLQAKYVEHAKIMLSMAMLMAIFVTPIQIFIGDQHGLNTLKHQPAKIAAIEGIWETEKGAALRLFGWPDEREEKTKYSLEIPKFASLILTHRWDGEIKGLTEWAKTNRPPVLIIFFAFRIMVGIGMLMALTGIFAIILTLRKKLFDTKWFQCWCVIMAPSGFIAVLSGWFVTEIGRQPYVVYNIIKTSESSSPILGQYIFISLIAFVVVYSFVFGAGIYYILNLIKKGPRIINEEETYGAHSLENPLTARSDL; encoded by the coding sequence ATGGAATTTGACCCTAACCTCTTATCACGTATCCAGTTTGCCTTTACTATAAGTTTTCACATCATTTTTCCATCATTTACCATTGGCCTTGCTAGTTGGCTGGCTGTAATAGAAGGATTATGGTTAAAAACCAATAACAATATCTATCAAGAAATATATAAATTCTGGGTTAAAATTTTTGCTGTTACTTTTGGTATGGGGGTAGTATCTGGAGTTGTTATGTCATATCAATTTGGTACTAATTGGTCTGGTTTTTCTGATAAAGTAGGGAATGTTCTAGGCCCGCTTTTAGGTTTTGAAGTACTTACTGCGTTCTTTCTAGAATCTTCTTTCCTGGGAATTATGCTATTTGGATGGAATAAAGTGAGTAAAAAAATGCATTTTGCCGCCACTTTAATTGTAGCCATTGGCACTATCATATCGGCTTTTTGGATAATTTCGGCAAATAGCTGGATGCACACTCCTAGAGGTTACTCCATAGGGGTTAATAATATCATATATCCATTAAATTGGTTAGAAATTATCTTCAACCCTTCTTTCCCCTATCGCTTCTGCCATATGATTATAGCTTCGTATTTAACCACTGCTTTCACAGTAGGGGGAGTTGCTGCCTGGTACCTTTTACAAGCAAAATACGTTGAGCATGCAAAAATTATGTTGAGCATGGCTATGTTAATGGCAATATTTGTGACTCCAATACAAATTTTTATTGGCGATCAACATGGGTTAAATACCCTAAAACACCAACCGGCAAAAATTGCTGCAATAGAAGGGATCTGGGAAACTGAGAAAGGGGCGGCCCTTAGATTATTTGGTTGGCCTGATGAACGTGAAGAGAAGACTAAATACTCGCTAGAAATACCTAAATTTGCCAGCTTGATCTTAACTCATAGATGGGATGGGGAAATAAAAGGATTAACAGAATGGGCCAAAACAAACCGCCCTCCTGTGTTAATAATATTTTTTGCTTTTAGAATTATGGTAGGTATTGGTATGTTAATGGCACTGACTGGTATCTTCGCTATTATTCTCACTCTACGTAAAAAATTATTTGATACAAAATGGTTTCAATGTTGGTGTGTGATCATGGCCCCCTCTGGTTTTATAGCAGTATTATCAGGATGGTTTGTTACAGAAATTGGCAGACAACCTTATGTCGTATATAATATAATTAAAACATCGGAAAGCTCCTCCCCCATATTAGGCCAATATATATTTATATCCTTAATTGCCTTTGTTGTAGTGTATAGTTTTGTATTTGGCGCTGGTATTTACTACATTTTAAATTTAATAAAAAAAGGACCTCGTATAATAAATGAAGAAGAAACATATGGCGCTCATAGCCTAGAAAATCCATTAACAGCAAGGTCAGACCTATGA
- the cydB gene encoding cytochrome d ubiquinol oxidase subunit II produces MINFSPYLDLPLAWGGIIGIAIFLYVLLDGFDLGIGILFPFAPTDDCRNKIMNSVAPFWDGNETWLVLGGAGLFVAFPLAYSILISAFYIPVIIMLLGLIFRGVAFEFRFKTSAKYRYIWDYSFHFGSIIATFFQGTMLGAFVQGFKVEGRTFAGTVFDFLTPFSIMTGVALMFGYALLGCTWLIMKTDDNTQRWARKCALYVLMYVMLFIGLVSLWVPFLNERIRVLWFTMPNFAYLSVIPILTICTFFMLCTAIWQNKEFQPFLYAILLFILGYLGLSISIWPFIVPHQISLWQAAAIAETQSFMLIGIIILLPVILGYTAFCYYVFRGKSTHHPMY; encoded by the coding sequence ATGATTAATTTTTCTCCATATTTAGATCTGCCGTTAGCTTGGGGCGGGATAATTGGTATAGCTATTTTCCTCTATGTATTATTAGATGGTTTCGATCTAGGAATAGGTATATTATTCCCCTTTGCGCCCACTGATGATTGCCGTAATAAAATCATGAATTCGGTGGCACCGTTTTGGGATGGTAATGAAACTTGGTTAGTACTAGGAGGAGCGGGTTTATTTGTAGCGTTCCCACTAGCCTATTCAATTTTAATATCCGCCTTTTATATACCAGTCATTATAATGCTTTTAGGTTTAATATTCCGAGGAGTAGCTTTTGAGTTTAGATTTAAAACTTCTGCTAAATATCGATATATATGGGATTACTCCTTTCATTTTGGTTCAATTATTGCTACCTTCTTTCAGGGTACTATGCTTGGAGCTTTTGTTCAAGGTTTTAAGGTGGAAGGCAGAACATTTGCTGGTACTGTTTTTGACTTTTTAACCCCTTTTTCTATCATGACTGGAGTAGCATTAATGTTTGGCTATGCCTTACTTGGCTGCACTTGGTTGATAATGAAAACAGATGACAACACTCAGAGATGGGCACGCAAATGCGCATTATATGTATTAATGTACGTTATGCTATTTATTGGGTTAGTAAGTTTATGGGTACCATTTTTAAATGAAAGAATTCGAGTATTATGGTTTACTATGCCTAATTTTGCTTATCTCTCCGTAATTCCTATTTTAACTATTTGTACCTTCTTTATGTTGTGTACAGCTATTTGGCAAAATAAAGAATTTCAGCCATTTCTTTACGCAATCTTACTATTTATATTAGGTTATTTAGGACTTAGTATAAGCATTTGGCCCTTTATAGTACCACACCAAATTTCTTTATGGCAAGCAGCAGCAATAGCAGAAACCCAATCTTTTATGTTGATAGGTATCATCATTCTTTTACCAGTAATATTAGGATATACAGCTTTTTGTTATTATGTATTCCGTGGTAAATCAACCCACCACCCAATGTACTAA